Proteins from one Methanofastidiosum sp. genomic window:
- the guaA gene encoding glutamine-hydrolyzing GMP synthase, producing MEEEVILVVDFGSQYAHLIARRVRELKVYSEIVFPEITITEIQKLSPKGIILSGGPRSVYEKDSPLLSDDVFEYILKKGIPVLGICYGHQLLAFKMGGNVKGEKRKEYGIATVEILDSEGIFKDLEKKETVWMSHGDQVIELPPNFIVTSKTETSPIAAFRNTSKKIYGLQWHPEVVHTKNGKKILSNFVYNVCNCNGTWDLSDFIEETVNKIKNKIGNGNAIIALSGGVDSSVAAAITEKAIGNRLYAVFVDHGLLRKGEAEVVSKAFSGHDINFKKIDAKNRFFEKLDCITDPEKKRMIIGEEFIRIFEEEAKKIGAEFLVQGTIYPDVIESGRSQHADTIKSHHNVGGLPESISFKEILEPLRDLYKDEVREVGRKLGLPKKIIDQYPFPGPGLAVRITGPVTEENIKICRDASAIVEEELEKALIENIWQAFAVTLEDRVVGVVGDQRKFGRIVGLRIVESQDAMTANFKKLPWDLLENISTRITNEIPEVVSVAYFISHKPPQTIEPC from the coding sequence ATCGAGGAAGAGGTAATCCTTGTCGTTGATTTTGGAAGTCAGTATGCACATTTAATAGCAAGAAGAGTTAGAGAGCTCAAAGTATATTCTGAAATTGTTTTCCCAGAGATAACAATTACGGAGATTCAAAAATTATCCCCCAAAGGCATAATACTATCTGGAGGTCCAAGGAGCGTTTATGAAAAGGATTCGCCTCTTTTAAGTGATGATGTTTTTGAATATATTCTAAAAAAAGGCATCCCAGTTTTAGGTATATGTTACGGTCACCAATTACTTGCGTTCAAGATGGGCGGGAATGTAAAAGGTGAAAAGAGAAAAGAATACGGTATTGCAACAGTTGAAATACTTGATTCTGAAGGAATATTCAAAGATCTTGAAAAGAAAGAAACAGTTTGGATGAGTCACGGTGACCAAGTTATTGAATTACCTCCAAATTTCATTGTGACCTCTAAAACGGAAACCTCTCCAATAGCCGCTTTCAGGAATACTTCTAAGAAAATTTATGGATTGCAGTGGCATCCAGAGGTGGTACACACAAAGAATGGTAAAAAAATATTATCCAATTTTGTCTATAATGTTTGTAATTGTAATGGCACCTGGGACTTATCTGATTTTATTGAAGAAACTGTTAACAAAATTAAAAATAAAATAGGCAATGGAAATGCCATAATTGCTTTAAGCGGAGGAGTTGACTCTTCAGTTGCAGCTGCAATAACAGAAAAAGCAATTGGGAATAGGCTCTATGCAGTTTTTGTCGATCATGGACTGTTGAGAAAAGGCGAGGCAGAGGTAGTGTCAAAGGCTTTTTCAGGTCACGATATTAACTTTAAAAAAATTGATGCAAAAAATAGATTCTTTGAAAAGTTAGATTGTATCACAGACCCAGAGAAAAAAAGAATGATTATAGGTGAAGAATTTATCCGGATATTCGAGGAGGAGGCAAAAAAGATAGGGGCTGAATTCCTTGTCCAGGGAACTATTTACCCAGATGTAATTGAAAGTGGTAGGTCTCAACATGCAGACACTATTAAATCTCACCATAATGTTGGAGGGCTTCCAGAATCGATTTCATTTAAAGAGATACTTGAACCCTTAAGAGATCTATACAAAGATGAAGTGAGGGAAGTGGGGAGAAAACTTGGGCTTCCAAAAAAGATAATTGATCAGTATCCGTTCCCAGGCCCTGGACTTGCCGTTAGGATAACTGGGCCTGTCACAGAAGAAAATATTAAGATTTGTAGGGATGCTTCAGCCATTGTAGAAGAAGAGTTAGAAAAAGCCTTGATTGAAAATATATGGCAAGCATTTGCAGTTACTCTTGAGGACAGGGTAGTCGGCGTTGTCGGGGATCAAAGAAAGTTTGGCAGGATAGTTGGGCTTAGGATAGTGGAATCTCAAGACGCAATGACCGCTAACTTTAAGAAACTTCCATGGGATTTACTGGAAAATATTTCAACAAGAATAACTAATGAAATACCCGAGGTAGTCTCTGTCGCTTACTTCATAAGTCACAAGCCACCGCAAACAATAGAGCCCTGCTAG
- a CDS encoding SemiSWEET transporter has translation MEIVTLLGLLAGTLTTISFVPQVMKTWKFKETKDISLLMYIIFFTGILLWFSYGIFIKNTPILVANGVSLVLVFIVLALKIRYG, from the coding sequence GTGGAAATTGTAACACTCTTAGGCCTATTGGCTGGAACTCTCACCACAATCTCTTTTGTCCCTCAGGTGATGAAAACCTGGAAGTTTAAGGAAACAAAGGACATATCCCTTTTGATGTATATTATCTTTTTCACTGGAATTTTACTTTGGTTTTCTTATGGAATTTTTATAAAAAATACACCAATCCTAGTTGCTAACGGCGTGTCATTAGTTTTAGTTTTTATAGTGCTTGCACTTAAAATCCGCTACGGTTAA
- a CDS encoding OsmC family peroxiredoxin gives MGEDVYTYENTVTWKKEKIGDLSWEGKPTIEIATPPEFKGHEGIITPEDLYVAAENVCIFTTFLSRSKLVNCNFKSFKSESKGFLEKSPNGYIFTKILINVYVTVETKEDIPRAEEAIKLAKERCFIGNSIKTEVEIKSFVEIAS, from the coding sequence ATGGGCGAAGATGTCTATACTTATGAAAATACAGTCACTTGGAAAAAGGAAAAGATTGGGGATTTGAGTTGGGAAGGAAAGCCTACAATAGAAATTGCAACACCTCCAGAATTCAAAGGCCACGAAGGCATTATAACACCTGAAGATCTATACGTAGCTGCAGAAAACGTCTGTATTTTTACTACCTTTCTTTCAAGGTCAAAACTTGTCAACTGTAACTTTAAGAGTTTTAAAAGTGAGTCAAAAGGATTTTTGGAAAAATCTCCAAACGGGTATATATTTACTAAAATATTGATAAATGTTTATGTAACAGTTGAAACAAAGGAAGATATCCCAAGGGCAGAAGAAGCAATAAAACTTGCAAAAGAAAGATGCTTCATTGGAAACTCAATTAAAACAGAAGTCGAAATTAAATCATTTGTGGAAATAGCTTCATAA
- a CDS encoding tetratricopeptide repeat protein: MENNCCPKCGSEVKSNSNFCKKCGADLIKISEIINDGDLFFNQGKYQDALDCYQKAIKLGKHNALAWHGKGNVLLKQGENSEDVNLCVKCHLCPVLSEAFYQDSVKCYDKAIEIDPKFKDAWYKKGVALEKLGKFIESKKCFEISKELEK, from the coding sequence ATGGAAAATAATTGTTGCCCAAAATGTGGATCAGAAGTTAAATCTAATTCCAATTTTTGCAAAAAGTGTGGTGCTGACTTGATAAAAATATCAGAAATAATAAACGACGGAGATTTGTTCTTTAATCAAGGTAAATACCAAGACGCACTTGATTGCTATCAAAAAGCAATTAAATTAGGTAAACACAATGCTCTTGCTTGGCATGGAAAGGGAAATGTTCTTTTAAAGCAAGGTGAAAATTCTGAGGATGTAAATCTATGTGTTAAATGTCATTTATGTCCTGTTTTATCAGAGGCGTTTTATCAAGACTCAGTTAAATGCTATGATAAGGCGATTGAGATAGATCCTAAATTTAAAGATGCCTGGTACAAAAAAGGAGTTGCACTTGAGAAATTGGGAAAATTTATAGAATCAAAAAAATGCTTTGAAATTTCAAAAGAACTAGAAAAATAG
- a CDS encoding DUF1610 domain-containing protein has translation MKCTSCKREITSNEQAVQFPCPSCDEIVIRCERCRVLVNKFQCKCGEFVGP, from the coding sequence ATGAAATGTACATCATGTAAGAGAGAGATTACTTCAAATGAGCAGGCCGTTCAGTTTCCCTGCCCTTCTTGTGATGAGATTGTAATAAGATGCGAAAGATGCAGAGTACTTGTAAATAAGTTTCAATGCAAGTGTGGAGAATTTGTTGGACCATAA
- a CDS encoding GTP-binding protein → MKGDIHEILKKGERKNIEFKSALGDEHLLKDRKERLSSQMKYRLKTGGGKAYYIIGVSDDGNVASQSQEEFEKTLDVIKKLSEGIGARIVEVERYNENGFFGRVTIEENNSEKGIKEHITIGTIGHVDHGKSTLIGTLLTGMEDDGVGKTRIFLDFLPHEIERGLTAEITHAVFGFKGEERIYLKNPLNKKEVADLIDRSTKIISFVDCPGHAPWLRTTVRGILGQRVDYVLLIVASDDGVTPITKEHLGIALAMDIPLIIVITKIDKVSYDEAKKVISDVSTLLRRVGKVPLNVKDKETAQNISKKVSERFLIPIIKASSITLEGLDILNELFLNLPEKTNDELYKKPFLMYIDKTYKVRGTGTVVTGRVKQGIVKKGQELLLGPINDKYEKVSCQSIKQHHLVQTKGEVGDILGIAIKGIDAELIKRGMVVKDENGESKPVREFLAEVFILNHPTRIKEGYEPIIHLETISETVTFEKIYNQEYLSTGDRALIKMKFKYNSYHLSEGDKFIFREAKSKGIGGIKKIL, encoded by the coding sequence ATGAAGGGCGACATACACGAAATTCTAAAAAAAGGAGAGAGAAAGAACATAGAGTTCAAGTCTGCACTTGGAGATGAGCATCTACTTAAGGACAGAAAGGAAAGATTATCCTCCCAAATGAAATACAGATTGAAAACTGGTGGGGGAAAAGCTTACTATATAATAGGCGTATCGGATGACGGAAATGTAGCCTCTCAATCTCAAGAGGAGTTTGAGAAGACTCTTGATGTTATAAAGAAACTCTCTGAAGGTATTGGGGCTAGAATAGTTGAAGTAGAAAGATACAATGAAAATGGATTTTTTGGCAGAGTAACTATAGAAGAAAATAATTCCGAAAAAGGCATAAAGGAACATATAACCATAGGAACAATTGGGCATGTAGACCATGGAAAATCAACACTAATTGGAACCCTTCTAACGGGGATGGAAGATGACGGCGTTGGAAAAACTAGAATATTTTTAGACTTTCTCCCCCATGAAATTGAAAGAGGTCTAACTGCTGAGATAACGCATGCTGTTTTTGGATTTAAAGGTGAAGAAAGGATATATCTTAAAAATCCACTTAACAAAAAAGAAGTTGCCGATTTAATTGACAGATCAACAAAGATTATTTCTTTTGTTGATTGTCCGGGTCATGCGCCTTGGCTTAGAACTACGGTCAGAGGCATTCTTGGACAGAGAGTAGACTATGTGCTTTTAATCGTGGCATCAGACGACGGAGTGACTCCAATAACAAAGGAGCATCTTGGTATTGCCCTTGCTATGGATATCCCTCTAATTATTGTAATAACGAAAATTGACAAAGTATCCTACGATGAAGCAAAAAAGGTTATATCAGACGTTTCAACTCTTTTGAGAAGAGTAGGAAAAGTCCCGCTAAATGTTAAGGACAAAGAAACTGCACAGAATATTTCAAAGAAAGTATCTGAAAGATTTTTGATCCCGATAATAAAAGCATCTTCTATAACTTTAGAAGGTCTAGATATATTAAATGAGCTTTTTTTAAATCTCCCTGAAAAAACAAACGATGAGCTATACAAAAAACCATTTTTGATGTACATTGATAAGACCTACAAAGTAAGAGGTACAGGAACAGTTGTAACGGGGAGAGTCAAGCAGGGTATTGTTAAAAAAGGGCAAGAACTATTGTTAGGTCCAATTAATGATAAATATGAAAAAGTTTCATGCCAATCGATTAAACAGCACCACCTTGTTCAAACTAAGGGAGAAGTAGGAGATATCCTTGGGATTGCCATTAAAGGTATCGATGCTGAGTTGATAAAAAGAGGTATGGTAGTAAAAGATGAAAATGGTGAAAGTAAACCAGTAAGAGAATTCTTAGCCGAAGTTTTCATATTAAACCATCCGACAAGAATAAAGGAAGGGTATGAACCAATAATACACCTTGAAACTATATCTGAAACTGTTACTTTTGAAAAGATTTACAATCAAGAATATCTATCCACAGGAGACAGGGCTTTAATAAAAATGAAATTTAAATATAATAGTTACCATCTAAGCGAAGGTGACAAGTTCATTTTCAGGGAAGCAAAATCAAAAGGTATAGGTGGAATAAAAAAAATATTATGA
- a CDS encoding elongation factor 1-beta codes for MIMPDSPDVDIGVMKKAIEDAVPQNMKLHKIEEIPIAFGLVSLKVMLLGKDQAGGTDELENNLSSIENVTQVEITDVRRLVG; via the coding sequence ATGATTATGCCGGACTCTCCTGATGTTGATATCGGGGTAATGAAAAAAGCAATTGAAGATGCAGTGCCCCAGAATATGAAGCTTCACAAAATTGAAGAGATACCAATTGCATTTGGCCTCGTATCTTTGAAGGTAATGCTATTGGGGAAGGATCAGGCAGGCGGAACTGACGAACTTGAGAATAACTTGTCAAGCATTGAGAATGTTACTCAAGTTGAAATAACTGACGTAAGAAGACTTGTCGGTTAA
- a CDS encoding MBL fold metallo-hydrolase translates to MVLLDIKDNIKYISVDTNIGVIKSKDRCILIDGGGSKEDGEQIIRLLDEEGLVPASAIITHGHWDHFYGLLKMKESFPELKVYSSSIEKAFIENPYLEFYSYFSSTSPLKVSETPLNFKGIKVDGVIDKGNVKIDEEEVEIIPLSGHSPLGIAVLYKGVLFSGDCLYSVPALNMFKMPFYTDIESQYKDLDILSNYQVGYCLPAHGLPIRGAKNFKNALVENKKKLESLEKMILDLIKEAKSEEQLKKEIAEKLSIKFDFTKYIYVTITTKAFLHYLYNTGKADFEIEGGILFWKN, encoded by the coding sequence ATGGTTCTCCTTGATATTAAGGACAATATAAAATACATTTCTGTTGATACAAATATCGGAGTAATAAAGTCTAAAGATCGCTGTATTCTAATAGATGGGGGGGGCAGCAAAGAAGATGGGGAACAAATTATTAGATTGTTAGATGAAGAAGGCCTAGTTCCCGCATCTGCAATTATAACACACGGTCACTGGGATCATTTTTATGGATTACTTAAAATGAAGGAATCATTTCCTGAATTGAAAGTTTATTCTTCTTCTATCGAAAAAGCATTTATTGAAAATCCTTACTTAGAGTTTTATTCATATTTTTCATCCACATCTCCATTGAAGGTATCTGAAACTCCTTTGAATTTTAAAGGGATAAAAGTAGACGGGGTAATTGATAAGGGCAATGTAAAAATCGATGAAGAAGAGGTGGAAATTATACCTCTTTCAGGCCACTCCCCTCTGGGAATAGCAGTGCTATACAAAGGAGTATTATTTTCTGGAGACTGCCTTTATTCTGTTCCAGCACTTAATATGTTCAAAATGCCATTCTATACTGATATTGAGTCACAGTATAAAGATCTAGATATTCTTTCCAACTACCAAGTTGGTTACTGCCTTCCGGCTCATGGCCTTCCCATCAGGGGCGCTAAGAATTTTAAAAATGCATTAGTTGAAAACAAGAAAAAACTAGAATCTTTAGAAAAAATGATTTTAGATCTGATTAAAGAAGCAAAAAGTGAGGAGCAGCTGAAAAAAGAGATAGCAGAGAAGCTATCGATAAAGTTTGACTTTACAAAATATATTTATGTTACTATCACAACAAAAGCTTTTCTCCACTATTTATATAATACTGGAAAAGCTGACTTTGAGATTGAAGGTGGCATCTTGTTCTGGAAGAATTAA